A genomic stretch from Capricornis sumatraensis isolate serow.1 chromosome 4, serow.2, whole genome shotgun sequence includes:
- the ERLIN2 gene encoding erlin-2 isoform X1, producing the protein MDRGDRRATGKRSLMAQLGAVVAVAASFFCASLFSAVHKIEEGHIGVYYRGGALLTSTSGPGFHLMLPFITSYKSVQTTLQTDEVKNVPCGTSGGVMIYFDRIEVVNFLVPHAVYDIVKNYTADYDKALIFNKIHHELNQFCSVHTLQEVYIELFDQIDENLKLALQQDLTSMAPGLVIQAVRVTKPNIPEAIRRNYELMESEKTKLLIAAQKQKVVEKEAETERKKALIEAEKVAQVAEITFGQKVMEKETEKRISEIEDAAFLAREKAKADAECYTAMKIAEANKLKLTPEYLQLMKYKAIASNSKIYFGKDIPNMFMDSAGGVGKQFEGLADKLSFGLEDEPMEADSEN; encoded by the exons atggacagaggagaccggcGGGCCACG GGTAAACGTtcgctgatggctcagttggGAGCGGTTGTGGCTGTGGCTGCCAGTTTCTTTTGTGCATCTCTCTTCTCGGCGGTGCACAAGATAGAAGAGGGACATATTGGGGTGTATTACAG AGGTGGTGCCCTGCTGACTTCCACCAGCGGCCCTGGCTTCCATCTCATGCTTCCTTTCATCACATCATATAAGTCTGTGCAG ACCACACTCCAGACAGATGAGGTGAAGAATGTACCTTGTGGGACAAG CGGTGGTGTGATGATCTACTTCGACAGAATCGAGGTGGTGAACTTCCTGGTCCCACACGCAG TGTATGACATAGTGAAGAACTACACAGCCGACTACGACAAGGCACTCATCTTCAACAAGATCCACCACGAGCTGAACCAGTTCTGCAGTGTCCACACGCTTCAGGAGGTCTACATCGAGCTCTTCG ATCAGATTGATGAAAATCTCAAACTGGCTCTGCAGCAAGACCTGACCTCCATGGCCCCCGGGCTCGTCATCCAA gCTGTGCGGGTAACAAAGCCCAACATCCCAGAAGCCATCCGCAGGAACTACGAGCTGAT GGAAAGCGAGAAGACGAAGCTCCTGATCGCAGCCCAGAAGCAGAAGGTGGTGGAGAAGGAAGCCGAGACAGAGCGGAAGAAGGCCCTCATTG AGGCAGAGAAGGTGGCGCAGGTGGCCGAAATCACCTTTGGGCAGAAGGTGATGGAGAAGGAGACGGAGAAGAGGATCTCGGAGATCGAAG ATGCTGCGTTCCTGGCCCGGGAGAAGGCCAAGGCTGACGCCGAGTGCTACACTGCCATGAAAATAGCTGAAGCAAATAAG CTGAAGCTGACCCCTGAGTATCTGCAGCTGATGAAGTACAAGGCCATTGCTTCCAACAGCAAGATTTACTTTGGCAAAGACATCCCTAACATGTTCATGGACTCTGCGGGCGGCGTGGGCAAGCAGTTTGAGGGACTAGCTGACAAGCTGAGCTTTGGCTTGGAAGATGAGCCCATGGAGGCAGACTCCGAGAACTGA
- the ERLIN2 gene encoding erlin-2 isoform X2: MAQLGAVVAVAASFFCASLFSAVHKIEEGHIGVYYRGGALLTSTSGPGFHLMLPFITSYKSVQTTLQTDEVKNVPCGTSGGVMIYFDRIEVVNFLVPHAVYDIVKNYTADYDKALIFNKIHHELNQFCSVHTLQEVYIELFDQIDENLKLALQQDLTSMAPGLVIQAVRVTKPNIPEAIRRNYELMESEKTKLLIAAQKQKVVEKEAETERKKALIEAEKVAQVAEITFGQKVMEKETEKRISEIEDAAFLAREKAKADAECYTAMKIAEANKLKLTPEYLQLMKYKAIASNSKIYFGKDIPNMFMDSAGGVGKQFEGLADKLSFGLEDEPMEADSEN, encoded by the exons atggctcagttggGAGCGGTTGTGGCTGTGGCTGCCAGTTTCTTTTGTGCATCTCTCTTCTCGGCGGTGCACAAGATAGAAGAGGGACATATTGGGGTGTATTACAG AGGTGGTGCCCTGCTGACTTCCACCAGCGGCCCTGGCTTCCATCTCATGCTTCCTTTCATCACATCATATAAGTCTGTGCAG ACCACACTCCAGACAGATGAGGTGAAGAATGTACCTTGTGGGACAAG CGGTGGTGTGATGATCTACTTCGACAGAATCGAGGTGGTGAACTTCCTGGTCCCACACGCAG TGTATGACATAGTGAAGAACTACACAGCCGACTACGACAAGGCACTCATCTTCAACAAGATCCACCACGAGCTGAACCAGTTCTGCAGTGTCCACACGCTTCAGGAGGTCTACATCGAGCTCTTCG ATCAGATTGATGAAAATCTCAAACTGGCTCTGCAGCAAGACCTGACCTCCATGGCCCCCGGGCTCGTCATCCAA gCTGTGCGGGTAACAAAGCCCAACATCCCAGAAGCCATCCGCAGGAACTACGAGCTGAT GGAAAGCGAGAAGACGAAGCTCCTGATCGCAGCCCAGAAGCAGAAGGTGGTGGAGAAGGAAGCCGAGACAGAGCGGAAGAAGGCCCTCATTG AGGCAGAGAAGGTGGCGCAGGTGGCCGAAATCACCTTTGGGCAGAAGGTGATGGAGAAGGAGACGGAGAAGAGGATCTCGGAGATCGAAG ATGCTGCGTTCCTGGCCCGGGAGAAGGCCAAGGCTGACGCCGAGTGCTACACTGCCATGAAAATAGCTGAAGCAAATAAG CTGAAGCTGACCCCTGAGTATCTGCAGCTGATGAAGTACAAGGCCATTGCTTCCAACAGCAAGATTTACTTTGGCAAAGACATCCCTAACATGTTCATGGACTCTGCGGGCGGCGTGGGCAAGCAGTTTGAGGGACTAGCTGACAAGCTGAGCTTTGGCTTGGAAGATGAGCCCATGGAGGCAGACTCCGAGAACTGA